The Pseudomonadota bacterium sequence AGTTACTCACTCTTGGTTCAACAGGTTTAGAAAACTATTGGTAAGATACGAAAAGCTTACCGAAACCTACGAAGCATTGTTACATATGGCGGCGGCAATAATTGCCTTCAGAAAAGCTGGCGTTATTTACGGATAAATTCTTATTCTCTGATCGCAACGTTCTTAAACGTCAGGGCTGGAGAGGAGCTTCCCATAAAAAAAGAAGGCCCGACATGAACCATGATTTCATGCCGGGCCGGGAATAATGTTTTTGCCGGTGCCTCTTAAATGACCGGATTACAAACAGGGTCGTAACCTTACTTCAATGATGCCACCAAATCCTTGACCGTCTGACCATTCGGTGCCATTGCGTTGGGGTTGATGGTCAGCAATTCTTCCCAGCTCTTGATGGCCGCATCCTTCTGGTTCAGATCGTACATGAGAACGATGCCCTTGTTGAAGCGGGCTTGTTCATGGGTCGGGTTGAGGTTCGCGGCCTTGTCAAAAGACTGGATGGCCAGATCCGGTTGTTTGTTCCGCCTGTACATAACACCCAGATCTACCAGAACATCCGCCTGGGACGGATTGAGCTCCAGGGATCTCAGATAGGAATTGATGGCTTTCTGATACATATTGGAATCAAAATAGACATGGCCAAGGCTTGTCCAGGCCTGAACATCCTGAGGATTTGCCGCAACCTGGCCCTCAAGGGTCAGTATTCTTGACGCCTGATCAGGCGCCAAGCCGCCACCCTGAACCGGACCCGAGGCCTGCTGCCTGTTCTGTCCGGGCGCCTGGACCTGGGTAGACTGCATGCTGCTGAAAACCACACCAACCAGGAATCCTGCGACAAATGTAATCAGAGCCACAACCAGCATGAACTCTTTTTTCACCATGCCATCTGCTGCACTTTTAGCTGCCATAATAAACAAATCCTCCACAGTATTTTTAAAATCTGGTTTAATTTCTTTGTGATGGGATAAGATACTACCA is a genomic window containing:
- a CDS encoding transposase; this translates as VTHSWFNRFRKLLVRYEKLTETYEALLHMAAAIIAFRKAGVIYG
- a CDS encoding tetratricopeptide repeat protein, translated to MAAKSAADGMVKKEFMLVVALITFVAGFLVGVVFSSMQSTQVQAPGQNRQQASGPVQGGGLAPDQASRILTLEGQVAANPQDVQAWTSLGHVYFDSNMYQKAINSYLRSLELNPSQADVLVDLGVMYRRNKQPDLAIQSFDKAANLNPTHEQARFNKGIVLMYDLNQKDAAIKSWEELLTINPNAMAPNGQTVKDLVASLK